In Verrucomicrobiota bacterium, the following proteins share a genomic window:
- a CDS encoding sugar porter family MFS transporter: MVSLPRRFSTQPLSWPPPGQILPTGSDFLTAGHQRLNLFNEASMITATNTEGSNLKAEYNLGYIWTISVVAALGGLLFGWDWVVIGGAKPFFERYFHLDSEQLKGWANSCALLGCLVGALMTGMLSDKFGRKRLLIFSAFLFAITSLGNALAPTFLIFVVWRILGGVAIGLASNLSPMYIAEVAPAQMRGRLVAINQLTIVVGILLAQYINWALVRNLPPGSTDEYIRNSWYGQVGWRWMFGLTAGPSLLFLLGMAFVPESPRWLAKNGKSAEARVTLTRIGGAAYANQALTEIESTLVNEVQKVNFGELFEPRIARVMVLGIVLAVFQQWCGINVIFNYAEEIFKAAGYDISDVLKNIAWTGSVNLVFTFVALGTVDRRGRRPLMLMGAAGLAVIYFAMGGCYTCGVKGWPMLVLVLAAIGCYAMSLAPVTWVIISEIFPNRIRGAAMSVAVMSLWIACFILTYSFPYLNKNLGPAGTFWLYAVICVLGFIFIFFKLPETKGKTLEQIEKDMEH, translated from the coding sequence ATGGTTAGCCTGCCACGGCGGTTTTCCACCCAACCACTGTCTTGGCCACCTCCTGGCCAAATTCTACCAACTGGTTCTGATTTTTTAACGGCTGGACACCAACGATTGAATCTGTTTAATGAAGCCTCAATGATCACCGCAACGAATACGGAAGGCTCGAATCTCAAGGCGGAGTATAACTTGGGGTACATCTGGACCATCTCGGTTGTCGCCGCGCTTGGCGGCCTGCTGTTTGGCTGGGATTGGGTGGTTATCGGCGGCGCGAAGCCGTTTTTCGAACGGTATTTCCATCTCGATAGCGAGCAACTGAAAGGCTGGGCCAACAGTTGCGCCCTGTTGGGCTGCCTGGTGGGCGCGCTGATGACCGGGATGCTCAGCGACAAATTCGGCCGCAAACGCCTGCTGATCTTTTCCGCGTTCCTGTTCGCCATCACCTCGTTGGGCAATGCGTTGGCGCCCACCTTCCTGATCTTCGTGGTCTGGCGTATTCTGGGCGGGGTGGCCATCGGCCTGGCCTCCAACCTTTCGCCCATGTACATCGCGGAAGTGGCCCCGGCCCAAATGCGCGGCCGGCTGGTCGCCATCAACCAGTTGACCATTGTGGTGGGCATTCTGCTGGCGCAATACATCAATTGGGCGCTGGTGCGCAATCTCCCGCCCGGCTCCACCGATGAGTATATTCGTAATTCCTGGTACGGGCAGGTCGGTTGGCGCTGGATGTTTGGGCTGACCGCGGGCCCGTCGCTGTTATTCCTTCTCGGCATGGCCTTTGTGCCAGAAAGCCCGCGCTGGCTGGCCAAGAACGGCAAGTCGGCCGAGGCGCGGGTCACCCTGACCCGGATCGGCGGCGCGGCGTATGCCAATCAGGCGCTGACCGAAATTGAAAGCACGCTTGTCAACGAAGTGCAAAAGGTGAACTTCGGGGAATTGTTCGAGCCGCGCATCGCCCGCGTCATGGTGCTGGGCATTGTGCTGGCCGTGTTTCAACAATGGTGCGGCATCAACGTCATCTTCAACTATGCCGAGGAAATCTTCAAGGCGGCGGGCTATGACATTTCGGATGTGCTGAAGAATATTGCGTGGACCGGATCGGTCAACCTGGTGTTCACCTTTGTCGCGCTGGGCACGGTGGATCGGCGCGGCCGGCGGCCATTGATGCTCATGGGCGCGGCGGGACTGGCCGTCATCTACTTTGCGATGGGTGGCTGCTACACCTGCGGCGTAAAAGGCTGGCCCATGCTGGTGCTGGTGCTGGCGGCCATCGGCTGCTACGCGATGTCGCTTGCCCCGGTCACCTGGGTGATCATCTCCGAGATTTTCCCCAACCGCATTCGCGGCGCGGCGATGTCCGTGGCGGTCATGTCGTTGTGGATCGCCTGTTTCATCCTCACCTATTCCTTCCCGTACTTGAATAAAAACCTTGGACCGGCTGGCACCTTCTGGCTATACGCCGTCATCTGCGTGCTGGGCTTCATTTTCATCTTCTTCAAGTTGCCGGAGACGAAAGGCAAAACCCTGGAGCAAATCGAAAAAGACATGGAACATTGA
- a CDS encoding helix-turn-helix domain-containing protein: METTNVKPLAVVVPASASKQAENVVEVATRRSHGKRKRLRSAMAATESAPAALSGKTLSVQAASNPAQFAEEDRNLAQLLTQSKIYQDYERAFTETTGLPVSFRPVESWQLPLHGKRNENPLCSLVAEKSRSCAVCLQIQQKLSEEAAKDAHTMICPIGLTDTAVPVRLGERLIGFLQTGQVFRKLPNEAQFDRTARLIAEWGLHIDREELRAIYFNTKLISPKHYDSVVKLLSIFAQHLSMVSNQIVVQQTNSEPPVITKAKQFIQEHQGEELSLAMVARAVNTSSFYFCKMFKKITGLNFTDYVSRVRIEKAKNLLLNPNLRISEIAFEVGFQSLTHFNRVFKKITGQSPSEYRALLPSA, encoded by the coding sequence ATGGAAACAACAAATGTGAAGCCACTGGCTGTCGTGGTGCCAGCGAGTGCTTCCAAGCAGGCAGAAAATGTGGTGGAAGTTGCTACGCGCCGCTCGCATGGCAAGCGCAAGCGGCTGCGTTCTGCCATGGCTGCCACCGAGTCAGCGCCAGCGGCGCTGTCGGGCAAGACGCTGTCGGTGCAGGCGGCGTCCAATCCCGCCCAATTTGCCGAAGAAGATCGCAACCTGGCGCAGTTGTTGACCCAGTCCAAAATTTACCAGGATTATGAGCGCGCGTTCACTGAAACCACTGGGCTGCCAGTGAGTTTCCGCCCGGTGGAGAGCTGGCAGTTACCGTTGCATGGCAAGCGCAATGAGAACCCCCTGTGTTCTTTGGTGGCGGAAAAGAGCCGTTCGTGCGCGGTCTGCCTGCAAATCCAACAGAAACTGTCCGAGGAAGCCGCCAAGGATGCCCATACGATGATCTGCCCGATTGGGTTGACGGACACGGCGGTGCCGGTGCGTTTAGGGGAGCGTTTGATTGGTTTTCTGCAAACCGGCCAGGTGTTCCGCAAGCTGCCCAACGAGGCACAGTTTGACCGCACCGCCCGGTTGATCGCGGAATGGGGGCTGCACATAGACCGGGAAGAACTGCGCGCAATCTATTTCAACACCAAGCTGATTTCTCCAAAACACTACGATTCCGTGGTGAAGCTGCTTTCCATTTTTGCGCAACACCTCTCGATGGTCAGCAACCAGATTGTGGTGCAACAAACCAACTCCGAACCGCCGGTCATCACCAAGGCCAAGCAATTCATCCAGGAACATCAAGGGGAGGAACTCTCCTTGGCCATGGTTGCCCGCGCGGTCAACACCAGCAGTTTTTACTTCTGCAAGATGTTCAAGAAGATCACCGGGTTGAATTTTACCGATTATGTTTCGCGCGTGCGCATCGAGAAGGCCAAGAATCTGCTCTTGAACCCCAACCTGCGCATCAGTGAAATTGCCTTTGAAGTGGGCTTCCAATCACTTACCCACTTCAATCGTGTGTTCAAAAAGATTACCGGCCAGTCGCCTTCAGAATATCGCGCCCTGCTGCCGAGCGCATAG